In Asanoa sp. WMMD1127, one genomic interval encodes:
- a CDS encoding copper homeostasis protein CutC — MRVEISVESIAGVRVAASAGAARVELCAGLSDGGLTPSAALIEAAAGLAEVHVLVRPRPGDFHYSRDEVDLVVRDIAAARRLGAAGVVVGALAGDGTVADDCARFVDAAEGLQTTFHRAIDVSADSREALDRLADLGFTRVLTSGRRRSALDGAPLIRELATRTQVTVMACGGVRAANAAPVVAATGVEDLHAAPRRPAGTFRGGDVSYAGVGVPPGHDHFETDPDEVAALCALRVTSTPARSA; from the coding sequence ATGCGCGTCGAGATCAGTGTCGAGTCGATCGCCGGCGTCCGGGTCGCGGCCAGCGCCGGCGCCGCCCGCGTCGAGCTGTGCGCCGGCCTGTCCGACGGCGGCCTCACCCCGAGCGCCGCGCTCATCGAGGCCGCCGCCGGGTTGGCCGAGGTGCACGTCCTCGTGCGGCCGCGACCCGGCGACTTCCACTACTCGCGCGACGAGGTGGACCTCGTCGTCCGCGACATCGCCGCCGCGCGACGGCTCGGCGCGGCGGGCGTCGTCGTCGGCGCGCTGGCCGGCGACGGCACGGTCGCGGACGACTGCGCCAGGTTCGTCGACGCCGCCGAAGGGCTCCAGACGACCTTCCACCGCGCCATCGACGTCAGCGCGGACTCCCGTGAGGCACTGGACCGGTTGGCGGACCTGGGTTTCACGCGCGTGCTGACCTCGGGCCGGCGCCGGTCCGCACTCGACGGCGCGCCGCTCATCAGGGAACTGGCCACCCGGACGCAGGTCACCGTCATGGCGTGCGGTGGCGTGCGGGCGGCCAACGCCGCGCCGGTGGTCGCCGCGACCGGCGTCGAGGACCTGCACGCGGCACCCCGGCGACCCGCGGGCACGTTTCGAGGCGGCGACGTGTCCTACGCGGGCGTCGGCGTCCCGCCCGGCCACGACCACTTCGAGACCGACCCGGACGAGGTGGCCGCGCTCTGCGCCCTGCGGGTCACCAGCACGCCGGCGAGGTCCGCATAA
- a CDS encoding ABC transporter ATP-binding protein, translated as MTEPLVDARIVVDRGTFRLDIDLRIAAGEVVALLGPNGAGKTTALRALAGLVPLTDGHIRLRDRRLDDARARRWVPAEHRPIGVVFQDYLLFPHLTALENVAFGPRSHGTGRREARVVAAAWLDRVGLGDHVRRKPRQLSGGQAQRVALARALAVEPELLLLDEPLAALDARTRLDTRAELHRHLAAHPGATLLVTHDPLDALVLADRLVILEGGRVVQEGDAAEITAQPRTDYVARLVGLNLYRGRAAGGSVDVAGGLTLMTTDSVDGDAFVAFRPVAVAVHLDQPSGSPRNTWPATITAIQRHGDNLRLQLDGPIAAAADITPAAAAQLELTPGRRVWAAVKATETRAYPADR; from the coding sequence ATGACCGAGCCCCTCGTGGACGCCCGCATCGTCGTCGACCGCGGCACCTTCCGGCTCGACATCGACCTGCGCATCGCCGCCGGCGAGGTCGTCGCGCTGCTCGGCCCCAACGGCGCCGGGAAGACCACCGCCCTGCGCGCCCTCGCCGGCCTCGTGCCGTTGACCGACGGGCACATCCGGCTGCGCGACCGCCGGCTCGACGACGCCCGGGCCCGACGATGGGTGCCCGCCGAGCACCGCCCGATCGGCGTCGTCTTCCAGGACTACCTGCTCTTCCCGCACCTGACGGCGCTGGAGAACGTCGCGTTCGGGCCGCGCAGCCACGGCACCGGCCGACGGGAGGCCCGCGTCGTCGCGGCCGCCTGGCTCGACCGGGTCGGCCTCGGCGATCACGTGCGCCGCAAACCGCGTCAGCTCTCCGGCGGCCAGGCGCAACGCGTCGCGCTCGCCCGCGCCCTCGCCGTCGAGCCGGAGCTGCTGCTGCTCGACGAACCGCTCGCGGCGCTGGACGCCCGCACCCGCCTGGACACGCGGGCCGAGCTGCACCGGCACCTCGCGGCCCACCCCGGCGCGACGCTGCTGGTCACCCACGACCCGTTGGACGCGCTGGTGCTCGCGGACCGGCTCGTCATCCTCGAAGGCGGCCGCGTCGTCCAGGAGGGAGACGCCGCCGAGATCACCGCCCAGCCGCGTACGGACTATGTCGCCCGTCTGGTCGGCCTCAACCTCTATCGGGGCCGGGCGGCGGGCGGCAGCGTCGACGTCGCGGGTGGCCTGACCCTGATGACCACCGACTCCGTCGACGGGGACGCGTTCGTGGCCTTCCGGCCCGTCGCTGTCGCCGTCCATCTCGACCAGCCGAGCGGCAGCCCGCGCAACACCTGGCCCGCGACGATCACCGCCATCCAGCGACACGGCGACAACCTGCGCCTGCAGCTCGACGGGCCCATCGCCGCGGCGGCCGACATCACCCCGGCCGCTGCCGCGCAGCTCGAGCTGACGCCGGGCCGACGCGTCTGGGCCGCGGTCAAGGCCACCGAGACCCGCGCGTATCCCGCGGACAGGTGA
- a CDS encoding ABC transporter permease produces MGRTPAVLVLPAVLALAFLVLPLAGLLIRAPWSTLPQRLTDPTVLTALRLSLETATLATLLCLLLGVPLAWVLARVEFPGRRVVRALVTVPLVLPPVVGGLALLLVFGRRGLLGEWLDQAFGLTFAFTTKGVVLAEAFVAMPFLVIAVEGALRGADTRYEEAAATLGAGRWTTFRRVTLPLVAPGIAAGAVLCWARALGEFGATITFAGNFPGRTQTMPLAVYLTLEQDLDGAIVLSLILLVVSVAILAALRDKWISAP; encoded by the coding sequence GTGGGTCGTACCCCCGCCGTCCTGGTCCTTCCGGCGGTCCTCGCGCTCGCCTTTCTCGTGCTGCCGCTGGCGGGGCTGCTGATCCGGGCGCCGTGGTCGACGTTGCCGCAGCGGCTGACCGACCCGACGGTGCTCACCGCGCTCCGGCTGTCACTGGAGACCGCGACGCTCGCGACCCTGCTCTGCCTGCTGCTCGGCGTGCCCCTCGCCTGGGTGCTGGCCCGCGTCGAGTTCCCCGGCCGGCGGGTGGTGCGCGCGCTGGTCACCGTGCCGCTCGTGCTGCCGCCGGTCGTCGGTGGTCTGGCGCTGCTGCTGGTCTTCGGCCGCCGTGGACTCCTCGGCGAATGGCTCGACCAGGCGTTCGGACTGACGTTCGCGTTCACCACCAAGGGTGTCGTCCTGGCCGAGGCGTTCGTCGCCATGCCGTTCCTCGTCATCGCCGTCGAGGGAGCGCTGCGCGGCGCCGACACCCGCTACGAGGAGGCCGCCGCGACTCTGGGCGCCGGACGGTGGACCACCTTCCGCCGCGTCACACTCCCACTCGTCGCGCCCGGCATCGCCGCCGGGGCGGTGCTGTGCTGGGCCCGCGCGCTCGGCGAGTTCGGTGCCACCATCACGTTCGCGGGCAACTTTCCCGGGCGTACCCAGACGATGCCGTTGGCCGTTTATCTCACCCTCGAACAGGATCTCGACGGCGCGATCGTGCTGAGCCTCATCCTGCTGGTCGTGTCGGTGGCGATCCTCGCCGCGCTCCGGGACAAGTGGATCAGCGCCCCATGA
- the modA gene encoding molybdate ABC transporter substrate-binding protein: protein MISRSIRGIVAGLAATVLLTVGACGDGDESTGNASTSSAVSGDVTVFAAASLTEAFTQIGKDFEAANPGTKVTFSFAGSSALATQIDQGAPADVFASAAPANMKTVTDAGNAEGQPTTFAKNQLVIAVAKGNPKRVQGLPDLSKSDVKVALCAEQVPCGAAATKALAAAGTTVTPVTQEQDVKAALSKVTLGEVDAALVYRTDAKAAANDVDAIEFPESAQAVNDYPIVVLKNAPNKAGAQAFVDFVLSDPGEKVLTDAGFQAP, encoded by the coding sequence GTGATCAGCCGCTCGATACGCGGAATCGTGGCCGGCCTGGCGGCGACCGTCCTGCTCACAGTCGGTGCGTGCGGCGACGGCGACGAGTCGACCGGGAACGCGTCCACCTCGTCCGCCGTCAGCGGCGACGTCACCGTGTTCGCCGCGGCGTCGTTGACCGAGGCGTTCACTCAGATCGGCAAGGACTTCGAGGCGGCCAACCCGGGCACCAAGGTGACCTTCAGCTTCGCCGGGTCGTCGGCCCTGGCGACGCAGATCGACCAGGGCGCGCCGGCTGACGTCTTCGCGTCCGCGGCGCCGGCCAACATGAAGACGGTCACCGACGCCGGCAACGCCGAGGGGCAGCCGACCACCTTCGCGAAGAACCAGCTCGTGATCGCCGTCGCGAAGGGCAACCCGAAAAGGGTCCAGGGCCTGCCCGACCTCAGCAAGTCCGACGTCAAGGTCGCGCTCTGCGCCGAGCAGGTGCCGTGCGGCGCGGCCGCCACGAAGGCGCTCGCGGCGGCCGGGACCACCGTCACCCCCGTGACGCAGGAGCAGGACGTCAAGGCCGCCCTGTCCAAGGTGACCCTGGGCGAGGTCGACGCGGCGCTGGTCTACCGCACCGACGCCAAGGCCGCCGCCAACGACGTCGACGCGATCGAGTTCCCCGAGTCCGCGCAGGCCGTCAACGACTACCCGATCGTCGTGCTCAAGAACGCGCCCAACAAGGCGGGCGCGCAGGCGTTCGTCGACTTCGTGCTCTCCGACCCAGGGGAGAAGGTTCTGACAGACGCAGGTTTCCAGGCCCCGTAG
- a CDS encoding NUDIX domain-containing protein — MSFRLAAYAVCIDDGRVLLARYVSPTGDTNWTLPGGRVEHAEDPFDAVIREVAEETGCEGSVERLLGVDSRVIPAAEARLGMEHQNVGIFYQVRIVGGTPRPEPNGETAESVWTPLPDVAHLRRSSLVDVGLALAQTLPPTGHVLPIPVGGLLQH; from the coding sequence ATGAGTTTCCGACTGGCGGCGTACGCCGTATGCATTGACGATGGCCGGGTCCTGCTCGCCCGCTACGTGTCACCGACGGGCGACACCAACTGGACCCTCCCCGGGGGCAGGGTGGAACACGCGGAGGACCCGTTCGACGCGGTGATCCGCGAGGTCGCCGAGGAGACCGGCTGCGAGGGTTCGGTGGAACGCCTGCTGGGCGTTGACTCGAGGGTCATCCCCGCGGCCGAGGCGCGGCTGGGAATGGAGCACCAGAACGTCGGCATCTTCTACCAGGTCCGCATCGTCGGCGGCACACCACGCCCCGAGCCGAACGGCGAGACAGCGGAGTCGGTCTGGACCCCGCTACCGGACGTGGCCCACCTGCGCCGGTCGTCGCTGGTCGACGTCGGACTGGCACTCGCGCAGACGCTCCCCCCAACCGGCCACGTCCTCCCCATCCCGGTCGGGGGTCTCCTTCAACACTGA
- a CDS encoding DUF3592 domain-containing protein, whose product MIEDLAWLRYVVTAFVVGVPAVTGAGLIVAAAWRWKKLRALAATGERVTARVVDNQLESRSGGRMRFRPVVGFRSRSGQEVTAVLADLVGFRSHLLGTEIEVSYDPQRPTSATPVRAAGWRLIIPLAFGLGFLVFAFCAYQIADSVFDVFHDVGSFDSGGTGGFDDPGFNLDEAATP is encoded by the coding sequence ATGATCGAAGACCTGGCCTGGTTGCGCTACGTCGTCACGGCCTTCGTCGTGGGCGTCCCCGCCGTGACTGGCGCCGGGCTGATCGTCGCGGCGGCGTGGCGATGGAAGAAGCTGCGGGCCCTGGCCGCTACGGGCGAGCGCGTGACCGCGCGCGTCGTGGACAACCAGTTGGAGTCGCGGTCCGGCGGGAGGATGAGGTTCCGGCCGGTGGTCGGGTTCCGGTCGAGATCGGGCCAGGAGGTGACGGCGGTCCTCGCCGACCTGGTCGGGTTCCGTTCTCACCTGCTCGGCACCGAGATCGAGGTGAGCTACGACCCGCAGAGACCAACCTCGGCGACGCCGGTACGCGCGGCCGGCTGGAGACTGATCATCCCGCTGGCTTTCGGCCTGGGCTTCCTGGTGTTCGCGTTCTGCGCGTATCAGATCGCCGACTCCGTCTTCGACGTGTTCCACGATGTCGGCTCCTTCGATTCCGGCGGCACCGGAGGTTTCGACGATCCAGGCTTCAACCTCGACGAGGCGGCCACGCCGTGA
- a CDS encoding HAD-IA family hydrolase, whose product MTVKALLFDFDGLLMDTETTLLESWRWEWRRHGLELDPAGFFADHGGDANGPRYAALAAAVGPAYDRESSHERRMAYRAELNAALEPAPGIIGWLDRAAELGLRLAVASSSPMPHVGAMLDRAGLRTRFEVLATGEESAHKPDPAVYLLALERLGLPAEEAVAFEDTAHGVAAAKAAGLRCVAVPNPHADRARFAAADLLLTSAADLHLDAVLANLARHADHLG is encoded by the coding sequence GTGACGGTCAAAGCGCTGCTCTTCGACTTCGACGGACTGCTGATGGACACGGAGACCACGCTGCTGGAGAGTTGGCGCTGGGAGTGGCGGCGGCACGGGCTCGAGCTCGACCCTGCCGGCTTCTTCGCCGACCATGGCGGCGACGCCAACGGGCCGCGTTACGCCGCGCTCGCGGCAGCGGTCGGACCGGCCTATGACCGGGAGTCCAGTCACGAGCGGCGGATGGCGTACCGAGCGGAATTGAACGCGGCGCTCGAGCCGGCGCCGGGCATCATCGGCTGGCTGGACCGGGCCGCGGAACTCGGGCTGCGGCTGGCGGTGGCGAGCAGCTCGCCGATGCCTCATGTGGGCGCGATGCTGGATCGGGCCGGGTTGCGGACGCGGTTCGAGGTGCTGGCGACGGGTGAGGAGTCGGCGCACAAACCGGACCCGGCCGTATATCTCCTGGCGCTGGAAAGGCTCGGACTGCCGGCGGAGGAGGCGGTCGCGTTCGAGGACACCGCGCACGGTGTGGCGGCGGCGAAAGCGGCCGGGCTGCGCTGCGTGGCCGTGCCCAACCCGCACGCGGACCGCGCCCGCTTCGCCGCCGCGGACCTGCTCCTCACCAGCGCCGCGGACCTGCATCTGGACGCGGTCCTGGCGAACCTGGCCCGGCACGCGGATCACCTCGGCTGA
- a CDS encoding DUF4395 domain-containing protein — MRGTSIGACPLRSHLDPRLLRFSAGATAIVLAVVLLVVDVARPLGLGLLASQVAVFAFTAFVSFQWSLWAQIFARFIWPRIGAPAELEDARPPRFAQGIGFVLTALGLIAFLLGADVAGYTLTGLAFVLAALNASTGLCLGCKAYHLIRRPKPA, encoded by the coding sequence ATGCGCGGTACCAGTATCGGCGCGTGCCCCCTGCGCTCCCATCTCGATCCGCGCCTCCTGCGATTCAGCGCCGGCGCCACCGCGATCGTGCTCGCCGTCGTGCTGCTCGTCGTCGACGTTGCTCGGCCATTGGGTCTCGGCCTGCTCGCCTCCCAGGTGGCCGTGTTCGCGTTCACCGCCTTCGTGAGTTTTCAGTGGTCGTTGTGGGCGCAGATCTTCGCCCGCTTCATCTGGCCGCGGATCGGAGCGCCGGCCGAGTTGGAGGATGCCCGGCCGCCGCGATTCGCCCAAGGCATCGGCTTCGTGCTCACCGCCCTGGGGTTGATCGCCTTTCTGCTCGGCGCCGACGTCGCCGGCTACACCCTGACGGGTCTCGCGTTCGTGCTCGCAGCGCTCAACGCCTCCACCGGGCTGTGTCTGGGCTGCAAGGCCTACCACCTGATCCGCCGACCGAAACCGGCCTGA
- a CDS encoding CPCC family cysteine-rich protein, with product MSERHIAPDPNDDLIRRRTQWFFAYSALKNVVAPRRDVPYTCPCCGHPTLAERGGYEICDECGWEDDGQDNHDSDVVRGGPNGPESLDQARASYVRKGGAMQPHIPPSDPV from the coding sequence ATGTCCGAACGTCATATAGCTCCTGATCCCAACGACGATCTCATCCGTCGGCGGACGCAGTGGTTCTTCGCCTACAGCGCCCTGAAGAACGTTGTCGCGCCCCGACGAGATGTCCCATACACCTGTCCGTGCTGCGGTCACCCCACCTTGGCCGAGCGAGGCGGTTACGAGATCTGCGACGAATGCGGGTGGGAGGACGACGGCCAGGACAACCACGACAGCGATGTCGTTCGAGGCGGCCCCAATGGCCCAGAGAGCTTGGACCAGGCACGCGCAAGCTACGTAAGGAAAGGCGGAGCCATGCAACCGCACATCCCGCCCTCCGACCCGGTTTAG
- a CDS encoding response regulator transcription factor — MIRILLADDEELIRVAVAALLDLEPDLEVVAQAADGRAAVEAARAHRPDVAVVDLQMPSLDGIAVAAELQRTLPSCTVVILTGRGRPAQLPRALAAGAKGFLPKGSPGGALADVIRRVHAGGRYVDPALAADALTLPECPLTQRELDVLRYGDPDVPVTVVARRLNLSPGTVRNHLTAIVAKLGVANRGEAAAKARDNGWL, encoded by the coding sequence GTGATCAGAATCCTGCTCGCCGACGACGAGGAGCTCATCAGGGTCGCCGTCGCCGCCCTGCTCGATCTGGAGCCGGACCTGGAAGTGGTGGCGCAGGCGGCGGACGGCCGTGCGGCGGTGGAGGCCGCCCGCGCCCATCGGCCCGACGTGGCGGTGGTCGACCTGCAGATGCCGTCGCTGGACGGCATCGCGGTGGCCGCCGAGCTCCAGCGGACCCTGCCGTCGTGCACCGTGGTGATCCTGACCGGCCGGGGCCGCCCGGCTCAGCTGCCGCGGGCGCTCGCCGCCGGCGCCAAGGGCTTCCTGCCCAAAGGCTCCCCGGGAGGCGCGCTGGCCGACGTGATCCGGCGGGTCCACGCCGGCGGCCGCTACGTGGACCCCGCGCTGGCGGCGGACGCCCTGACCCTGCCCGAGTGCCCGCTGACCCAGCGCGAGCTGGACGTGCTCCGATACGGCGACCCGGACGTCCCCGTAACGGTCGTGGCCCGGCGGCTGAACCTGTCCCCGGGCACGGTCCGCAACCATCTCACCGCGATCGTCGCGAAACTGGGCGTCGCCAACCGCGGCGAGGCGGCCGCGAAAGCCCGCGACAACGGCTGGCTCTGA